AGTTGCCACACCAAAAAAAACCGTGCTGATGTATTAGCTTGAGTTTTCTCTAAAGCTTCTGCCAGTGCTTGAGCAGATAAGGGTACATTTTGAGGAAGTTTTTTCAGATGCCTCATATAATGAGTTTCCCAAGTACGTATTCCTTGCCTGTTCTTTTCGTGAGTTTTCCAAAACTCAACCTCATATTCCTGAATCAATTCTTTAATAACTTTGACAGGTAGCTCCTGATTTGATAAACCTATATTCTGTGCTTGTTTACCTAGTAAATCTGCTGTCCACTGAAATTGCTTTGTCATTAATAATAAATCTAATTCCCGCGCTTTCAAGACAGCCATTTTCACACCAGCATCATTAGCTGCAAAACCGCATGAAATGGTATATTGCTTATTAGGACTACCATGTTTTCCAATATCACCAGGTTTACAGGGAAACGTCCCTTGTAAAGCTATACTTTTAGGACTAGATAGCTTAAGTTTAATTTTGATTCTATCTAAACTTAATGCTGAGTTAGCTTGCCCAATGGCGTGTTTAATCCTGAGATATTCACGTTCCATCTTGGCATGTTCATCGGAAGCAGGTTGTTTGGGTTTCCATAGCTTCCATTGAGATGGTTCCCATTGGTCAATTGGTATACCATCCCATTCAGATTTCCGGAAATCGTAAGTAGTAGATTTCCTGCTATTCATATACTTTTGCTGATAATTGTTTTTTCAGTAATTTAACAAGACCTACAAAATAAATATTATCAAATTTCAGCTAAGTAAACAACTTTAGCTGCACTGTGAAAATGTGGGATGGTAAGTACACTGACTGTGAGAATTGACCATCCAAAACCAGTGTGAAAAGATGCAGTAGATTTGCGATCGCAATTTTCTTTGTTTTAGCGAAAACATTCCTATGGAATCATATTTTTCAGTAGAGACTCCTATAGGGTGAAAATCCTGCTATTTGTATATCAATCTTCCTTCAACATAGCTGTTAAGATTTTGATGATGGCTAAAGTATTCTTCTATAACATCCTGACAGGATGTGGAGATTACTTTGGAATTGCCTAATTCTTCATGTGTTATACCTAAATTAGGTATGGAATTTTGATAACGATAGCCATCCATGCAAATGGTATATTTCTGGTCTTCTTGTATTAGTTGCCCATTAATACTTAACGATTCAAGCCTCTTTTGAGCATCATCATAAATTGCTTTCACACTTTTATTTAACTGGAAATATTCACCTACACCTTGTATTCTGTTTTCCGGTCTCATAATATGAGTAAATATTTGGGCCAGATGTGAGCCAGTAACTATGAATTTATAAAGTGTATCGTCGTAAGGAAAAACCTTTTTCAGATCACTCAACGTCACTAGAGGGCCTAATTCTGCTCCGCGAATTGCACCACTTGCTACAAAAACTACATCCAACTTATCTTGTTCAGCTAAAATATCAGCGATTAAGTTACCCAATTCAGTTTCTTGTTGACGGCTAGGATGGGTTAGTTGACGTGCTAATCGTCCAACAATTCTATTATACTTGCGGTCTACTTGTTCTTTAAAAGAATTAATCAAATTTTCGATATTAGGATCTGGTTGTGCCAAATTGTTATCTACAGGTAGGAGTTGCCACTTCCATTCAACAATGCTGTTAGTATCGTCATCTACTACAATATCGAATCTGCCAATCTGGTCTGTGCCGACTCCAGCTTGAGCAATTAAAATATTATTGACTTCCGCAGGCTGTTCTAAAAATGTATGGGAATGTCCTCCAATTATCATATCTACGCCCCATTCTGGGTTGAGCATTTGGGCTAATTTTTTATCCTGTTCAAAACCGATGTGTGTCAGAATAATTGTGAGGTCAATGTCCTCATTTTTGTAGGCATTACAAATCTTACCTACTTCTGTTGCAGCATCTTCAAGACTCACAAAAGTGCCAATACTAGTATCACGTTTTAATGTCCTCAGAGCTTCTTCAGTTACAACCCCGATGAACATGATATCGAATCCATCTACATTCAGGATCAGATAAGGATTCATCAAGCGTTTGTTATACTTTTTAATATATAAATTGGCATTGACGATAGGAAAATTCGCCATTTTTTCCAAGAAAAGCAAGTGAGGTAAACCATAATCTAATTCATGGTTGCCCAAAGTCACGACATCGGGTGCAAGATAATTCATAATTTCTATGGTAGAAACACCTCTATATTCGGTATCAATCATAGAGCCTTGGAGCATATCACCTGAAATGACGAAAAGCACGTTTTTCTCTTCTTGGCGTACCTGATTGATATATCCAGAAAGCAGCGACATTCCACCAATAACGTAATTTTCTGCTGTCCCCGTCGCCTCTGCTAGAAAGTCTCCATGCATATCATTGGAGTGTAATATCGTAAACTTTTTAAATCGCTCAGTAGACATCTTATTTTATCTTTAATAATTGACCTGATCATGCAATCTAACATCTAAAAAGCGTATAAAATATGACAATTTATTACAGATGGGGAATGCAAAACAGACACAACAAGAAAACCAACAAACAAAAAAATTGCATGGAATAGCAGTCAATGCACTGGGCTTTAGACTCAAACTTGATTGAAAAATATTTTACCTGCGGTTACGCAGATTCATAAAGTAACCCGCATACGGTTGAGACTGCAAAATTTCTCAATTTATGCGGAAATGATCCCAGCGTCACTGAAGTTCATAGCATAACTATGAGCAATATTATGAATATAAACAACAGATATCTTCTACCATTGATCACAGTGGCGATCGCAGCCAGCCTCAGCAGTTGTAGTTCTAACCCTATCTCTGGCAATATCTACAGCCAAACGACAGCACCAGCACTTATACCAAATACATCATCCCCAACCCCAACCCAAACGCCTAGTATGGCTCAACTGAGAGCTAAATCTACCAACGTTCAGCCTTCAGCGCCTTCTACAACTTCTAAAACTGTCAACGTCACCCTATACACAAGTGATGTTCAATGTCAAAAACTGATTCCTCAAAAAGTTTCAGTAGCAGCAGAGAAACCTGTAACAGGCGCAGTGGGCAAAATCATAGAAGAACGAGATACAGGCGATGTGAGTTTGTCTGGTTATCGTGTCAATGTCAAAAATGGCATAGCCACAGTTGATTTGCGACTATCTTCTCAGTCGAAGCGGCAATTAGCTTCTCTTTCGAGTTGTGAACAGTTTGCTTTGTTTGGCAGCCTCCGCAAAACTTTAACAAGTAACACCCAATGGAATATTAAAGAAGTTCGCTTCACCGAACGAGGTGAAGAAATTGTGCTTTAACGCGAATTTATCACAAACAATAAAAAATCAATGTTTCAGCCTATTTAATGTACTCTTTCCTGCTAATATAACTGGCTCATCTCCTAGTCCAATTTTTTTTCCTAATGCTAGAGCAAACATCGGCTCATGACGTAATTATTCATGGTAATTCAAATTTTCGTATCCTATGATCAACCCATATATCCGTTGTGTAATTAAGGTTTCTATTGAATGATCAATTCGATTTACTTTTCGGTAATCTTGGAAACATCAGTAAAGAGCGATCGCCCCTTCAGTTGACTACAAGCGATCGCCCAATTTCCCTACTTAAGAATCACCTACACATTCTTAGCTTTGATAATGTAATTGACGTAGATGTTTCTGGGACGGGTTTCGTTGCCTCCAAAATTGAGGATTGCGTGTGTGTCCTGCGACGTTTGTACAGTTCCATCACCTTGAGTGAAACTGTTGGAGAAAAAACCATCATTGCTATTAGGACTTCCGTTTCTACCGCTCCCCCATGATCGTACTTGATGCTTGTGATTTTGAACCTCATGCTCCTGCACTGAACCATTCTATTTGGCTTTCGGTAATCTTGGAAACATTTTGTAAGTTGTGATGTTATTTGCATATTCAAACATCTGAACGTTTAGTTGTGTTTAACGTTTAAATTTAAATGTTTGTTTAAATGTTGAAAACTTTGTATACAAATAATCAAACTGTATTAATTTCATACATAAAATATATATGCACAAATTTATTCCAGTACACTAAATGATATACATAATTTTATAACTAAGTACAAAATGATACAGCAGATAGGGGATTGTTAACTGTAAAATATCAATTTACGCGCCCGCCATCAATCATTCTCCCCTGCCCCCCTGCTCCCCTGCCCTGATTTATTAAGGCCTGTTACGTGAATGGACAGGTTAACCAAAAAGTTCTACAATCTGACTGAATGAGGTAAATTTACCTATTGTCCAATCAACCTAAGCATAGTAAAGATTTTCAGGTGATTTCGCGTGTTAGTGGAAGCGCTCTATTAATATAGGAAAGTCTTTAGTAAAGGGCAGGAAACAATATGGATGTAAAGCTGATTTTAGTTGGGTTAACAGTTATATTTACCGTTTCGTGCCTGTTTTTTGGCACGAAGAATGGATTTTATGATTCCGAGAACTATCACGGCAATGGCTCTGCACATTGACCAACTCTGTGGCTAGGCTTTTGGCGATCATAACTTCCAAATAACATAAACAAACATAGGCAAGTGCTTATAGCCCCTAGTTTGAGGGCTTCTCGTTACCCAACTTTTCCGAACCAGTGCGGGTTCGCAAGAGGCGTCCTCCCCAATCAAAAATCCATATTCTCAGGGTGTAGAGGCGCACTACGAAATTTACCCCTAGATCACAAAAGCAAAATTTGTGTAACTCTTGGCTTTTGGGATATGTCAATGACGATCAGGTTGGAGGGGAGGAGAGCATGAGGGATAATCTGTCGGCATCCTCTCGCGTTGAAGGTGGGGAAGCATCTAATGAATTAGAATGTTTGCCCTATAGTGTGCAACATAACGATGAGGGTTTGTGTTTATTAGTGCGGATGGGGCCACACCGTATTCTATTAGACTGTGGCATAGGCGACAGTTCATTACTGCTGGGCACGCTGACTCAGGCGGCTAGCCTTGGTAATTCACCCTTACCAGCAGATTTAGTTTTGATCAGTCATGCCCACCCAGATCACGCGAGAGGTTTGCTGGCACTACATCAGGCTTTCCCTCAACTACCTATTTATGCCAGTGAGGTAACTAGTAAGTTACTACCGCTGAATTGGCGAGAACAAGATGCTAAAGAAATTCCGCAATTTTGCCATGCCTTGCCGCTGCGATCGCCTGTAGAATTGCAAGCAGGTTTAGTAGTAGAATTATTTCCTGCAGGACATTTACCAGGGGCAGTAGCAATTCTGCTCACCTACACCAACGAACAGCGCTCCTACAAGCTATTATTCACAGGAGACTTTTTCTTATCGAACTCGCGGCTAGTAGAAGGTTTACGTTTAGAAGAATTGCGGGGATTAGATTTAAACGTGCTGATTATTGAAGGCACTTATGGTACATCCCGTCATCCCCACCGCCGCAATCAAGAAAATCAACTAGCTGAACGGATTAATCGCGCCATCGCCGATCATTGTTCTGTACTACTCCCTACACCAGCTTTAGGCTTGGGTCAAGAACTGCTGATGCTCTTACGTAGTCATCACCATTTCACCGGTAGGGATTTAGACATTTGGGTTGATGGTGCAGTCGCCACCGGATGCGATGCTTACCTAGAACTGTTACCCCACTTGCCTGCATCAGTGCAGAACTTTGCCCGCCATCAACCCTTGTTTTGGGATGAACGAGTGCGTCCGCGAGTACGTCGTTTGCAGTCAGAACATCGTGCCACTGTGGGTAAGTCTCCCTGTATTGTGCTGACTGACTCTACATCTGATTTGAAACAATATTGCCAACCTGATACTGGCCCTTGGTTGATTCTCCTGCCCGAAAAAATTGATATAAAAGTTAATAAAAAATATTTTACACCCACTACTATCGAAAGCTATCTTCTTGCCCAGCATAGTGATGGGCCTGGTACTACCCAGCTAATTCATAATTTACGACCCCAGCACGTCGTTTTTGTCCACGGTTCCCCTGCTTATTTGGCAGATTTGACTAGCTTAGAAGAGTTACAAAACCGCTACCATGTGCATTCTCCCGCCGCTGGCACATTAGTAGAATTACTTATTGGCGATACATTTTTGCAACCAGCAGCACCAGAGACTAACTATGAAGGTGAACTCACAGAATTAGGAACGGTAATCACAATTACACTCCCCGATGCCATTACAGCTGATAGTCGCTGGCGGCAGTTTGCTGACACAGGTTTAATCGAAGCCCGTTGGCAAGGCGAAGAACTAGTATTGCGGGGGTTGTCTCAAAGAGAACTGCTCAACCAAAATGGCGATCGCTATACCTTATCTGATGTAGACTGCTGTGGTAACTGCCGACATCAAAGAGGACAAAGGTGTTGGAATCCTGCTTCGCCGTTGTATAACTTTAAGGTAACTCTTGAAGGTTATTGTCCAGCCTTTGAACGTTCACTAAATAATGAGTAATGAATCACCCATTTCAAATAAATAAAACAGTTGCGGTATAAAAATTAAAAATTACGAATTACGAATTACGAATTATCAACTGACCAAACCAGCTTGAAAAATCTGGTTTGGAGTGAGATTCAATTCAGGAAAAGTTTGGGAGATAATGCGTAGACGCGAAGCGGCTTGTCGTCAGACATCGCTATCTCGAAACTTACTAATTTGATATTCTCCATCAACTAACTTACAGACAGAGATTGTCGGTTGTTTGGGATTACCGATAAAATTGCGTCCTCCCAACGCTGCATAGTCGATAATCCAGTATTCGGGGATACCCATCTCTTCATAATCGGCATATTTCAAGTGGTAATCGTCCCGCCAGTTAGTTGATACAACTTCAATAATCACAGGTATTGATGTACCATTACTGACAACAGATTCTTTTTTCCATAATGGTTCATTTATCAGGTTTGCACGATTTAGCACCAACACATCGGGAAAATAACCAGAATCTTTTTTGTGAGGTCTAACTATAGCTTGGTTGGGGATAACGTAAGGGAGGTTTAATCGGTCAATTAAAGCACTAAGCTTGATTGTCAAAAACCCTTTAACTTCTTCGTGTTCCCCTACCGGTTGTGCCATTTCAACAATACTTCCATTATGTAGTTCGTAGCGTACCCCGGTATTTTCAAGTAGGCGATCAACAAATTCCTCAAAAGTTACTAGCTTGGATATGGCTTGAGTCATAGATGATAGAGAACTAGGGACTTGCAAAGAATAAAATATACAGGCAACAAAAATACATTTAATATCAAGTTCGGCTAATTACTTACGATATAGTCGGTTTGCTTGGTAATAGCTAATAGGTAATGGGTAATAGGTAATACTCAAAACCAATTACCAATTACCAATTCCCAATTACCGACCTCCACAGATATCATAAGTGTTTAAACGAACATGATATAATTATGTTCACTTACTTAAACAAGAGGGGAAAAGGGATAATTCTTCCCCTTTCCCCTTGTTTGTCAAATATTTTACCTAGAATTTCACACTAGTACAGTAGCCACTGGCTCCACCTTTGTAGACTAAAGAACCCTTCGGGTGGAGCTAGTGGGGAACTACCCTAAGTCGATAGGCATTAAGGAAGGTAGAGCGGGGCTTTCCGTAGGGTAGCCGTACTAGTACGTCAGGATTTGACAAAAGCCCGGAATAATTGTTTTGACTTTTGAACGCCCTGCGGGTTCGGCAGTCCGATCTTGGGGGAAACCCCCAAGATCGGACTGCCGAACCAGTTGCGGGACTCGGGGGAAACCCCAACGGACAGTTCGCTCAAGTCGAGCCAGCCGCTTGCGGGGGTCTCCCCCCATCCCCAGAGGGGGCCCCAATGCCCCCCGTTGTGCGGACTGGCGTGGGAGACCCTTCCTGTGCGACTGTCCTTTGCAAGGCACTGGCTCCTTTTGACTTACTAGGTAGCTTAGGACTTAATTACTCACCATTTGAGTCAGGATAGTGGTTGCGGATACGCTCAGCTTCTGGACAATCTTCAGTCAGGAGAGGTTCCACATTACCGCGTGGCACTGAAGCTAATTTTTGGGTTACAGCGCCGATGCTTTCGAGGCGAACCATCTCCTCCCAAGAACAAATTTCGTCTTCCTCTTCTGTTTCATAGCGTAGAGTCACTAAATCTCCTTCTATGTCCAGGATGCGGGCACGCTCGATCCAGCGTTGCTGATCCCGCAAGAAAACACATACCTCCCGCCCATCGCAACACAGTTGATAAATCTTGCGGTGTAGCATGTACTGCTTCTGCCTTTTTAAACAACGTAGTTAAACCTGTCAAAATTTGGGTTTTACCCATTAGATAATACCTTTTAAAGGTCAGTTTTACAGGCAAAGAATCAGTGCGTCTGTTGACCCCAGCCGAAGATTTGCTTATAATTGTCAGATCTAAGGAATTTTGGGTCATAAACCAGGACTGACTACACCAGTAGAACTGAGTGTCTTTAAAGGTCATAATAGCGAATATCTACTTCATAGAAGTCACACAATTCAGGCGTTCTCCTAACCAAGTTGATATTTGCTGGTGAGTCTTGCTTACCATTATGTAATAAGGAATACTCCAAAACAAGAGGTGATTGCGGTTGTGAAATTTGCCTACTTGTATTCATTGGCATTACTGGGAAGTCTGGGGACTCGGCTTTACTTTTACCCCGTATGTATTTGATCTTAACTCATTCTCTTGCCGACCTTCATGGTTTTCAACAACAACAGCACAAGAGTTTTGAGTTTAGGGTTTTTACCTTTGGGCGATCGCGTCGCCTGCCCTTGACAATCTGCGCGCCAAAGCCAACAGTCACGGCAGTATCAGCAAGATTTGTACCGTGCAAGAAATTCTATTGGCACTTGCGAAGAGCCTTCTCGTTTGATTTTGCCTGCACGAACTGCATCGTATAAAGCTGCAAGCTCTGCCAAATCCTCTGACTGGTAGCAGTTAGTTGCCAGCACTTGTTGGAGTAGACCCTCAGATTCGACACTAAGATACCCAGTTTGGAAAGCAGATTCAACGAGTGAGCGAATCATGTTGATTAGGGTGTAGAGTGCAATTTATTACCACCTTTAGTGTGAAACATTTTTGTCCTGTATTGATTGATATAAAACAGCAATAATTAGTGATTATAGTTACATATTTTTGTGATCAACATCACAGTTACATAATGTAATGTAAAAGATTTAAGCGTTAACATACTGTTATACGTAAATACAAAAAATACAAAACATTTTTTGATTAAAAAATGCATGAATTTACACAAATGTTGATATTGTCAATAAATAATTAAGATACGTGTAATCAAGGGAAAAACTGGCGGAAATCCTCATCTTTGTGGCTTAATTGCACCCAGTCTAGGTTGAAAGACTCAAATTTTTGCACCAAACGATCGCAGGCAGGGCGTTCAGTGGCATAATGTCCAGCATCAATTAAAATTAAACCGCGATCGCGGCTTTCTTGAAATTGATGAAATTTACAATCAGAAGTTAAATAAGCTTGAGCATCGGTTTTCACTACTGCTTCAATAAAACTAGCGCCCGAACCGCCCAACACAGCAACTCGTGAAATCGTCTGTTGATTTTCAGCAGTGGGTGAAAAAATTAGATGAGGTGGGGCGAGTCGGGTGTAAATAGCGGCGAGTAATTCCTGTAATTTCAAAGCTGGTTTTAGCAGCCCGACACGCCCGTATCCCAATCCTGGGAGAGTTGGTACTATGGGGGTGACTTCCTGGAGTTCTAAAATCTGAGCCAAAACGTCAGCTGTACCATCTTGTACTTGGTCAAAATTCGTGTGGGCGCTGTAGACACCGATTTTGTTGGTAAAGGCTAACCTTACCATTTCGGCGATCGCTTCGCCAGTACATAGCGACTTCAGGGGGTTGAAAATCAACGGATGATGAGCAAAAATTAAGTTAGCCTTGAGAGCGATCGCTTCCTCCATTACCGCCAAAGTTGGTGTCAAACACACCAATACCCTTGCTCTTTCCTGCAATACTCCCGGTTCAATTTGCCAGCCACAATTATCCCAACTTTCACACCAAGCGGGATTTGCCCATTCTTCAAACCAAGTGATTAAATCAGCAATTTTCATTTTTTAATTTTTAATTTCTAGTTTGTGGTTGAATATTCAACTTTAATGCTACCTGCGATCGCATATCCTGATAAGGTTTGTTCCATACAGGTTGAGCGTTCCAGTTCCATGTTGCCACGGGAATTAGTTGTTTTTTGGCAAGATAACTTAACAGACGTTGTTCATCTTCCGGTTCGCGGGAGAAAGAAAAGGGATTACGGAAACCTGACTCACACAGTTTATAAGACGTGATTTGTCCGTGACTGATACGTTGTAAAAGTTCCTTACCTTTAACGAGTAAATAATCCAAAAAAACCAGACTGAAAGGATCAAATTGTGTGCGACTGTGTGGTTCTTTTTGTACCCATCTTGCCCACTCAAACCCATACATAAAATCGTGGACATAGCGGAAACGGATTTCCATTTGAATTCCGAATAACTCCGAAAGTGACACCATCTTGTTGCCAAAAGATTCTAGAAAAGAAATAGCATGAGTGTTTGCTATTAAAGCCTGCCTCAACATACTGCTGACCATAAAATCAAAATCCCAAAAGATGTTGTGCGGAAAGTTTTGCAACTGTGCATAAAGTATGCGTTCCAAGGTATCCCGCAGAGTTACTATCAGTTGCATGTCTGTGGTTTGTTCTGCAATCAAGTTTCCCAATTCTGTGAAGCTGGTAATTAAAGCCTTCTGCGGATTGAGTGATAACAAGTTAACAGACTGCTGGGCAAGGATTTGATCAAGAATTTGGAAAGCATCAGTTGATGACAGGTCTTGCTTCATAATTGAAACAGCGCAATTGATTTCAAATAAATATTAGTTTATATCGAATAATGTATAATTATTGTTTGATATTAATAAAATTAACGTTGCATGTTGATTAGACCTCTTGCATAAATCTTTTTTTGTATCACGCAGAGGCGCAAAGAAGGACTTTTGCAAGAAGTCTATTGTTCACTGTGAACAGTCAGCAAGTCACAATTATAATGAATTTTTTATTTATCAGTCATTTTTTTCGTACAAACGAAAAGTTACAATCATGTTGAGAATGGACGATATCTTTTTGCGTAGACACTGTAATTTAACCAGAAATATGGACAACCAACTCTCTTACATGACTGCGTTGACGATGTTCCCAAACATAAATTCCTTGCCAAGTTCCTAGCACCAAATAACCGCGATTAATAGGGATATGTTCAGAAGTGTGGGTGAGGGCTGTACGGATGTGTGCCGGCATATCATCAGGCCCTTCAGCATCATGAATGTATTTGCCTGATTCTGGTACAAGTTTAGCCATAAAATTAGCTAAATCCACAAGTACATCAGGGTCGGCATTTTCTTGGATGACTAAACTAGCTGAAGTGTGACGCAAAAATAGAGTACAAAGGCCAGTTTCCACACCCGATTCTGCAACTATGGCTTCAATTTTTGCAGTGATGTTGTGAAAAGATTTGCCATTAGTAGAAATTCTGAGTAGTTTTTGATAATGAGTCATTTGTAATGTTGGGAAAAGCTAATTAGCTGTTTGTGTTGGTTGATTTTATGTTGTTTCTTGATTTTGCTGTTCCTCATCAATAGAAGTGATGCTATCAGTATTTTTTGATTTTATTTGGCTAACTACACGCGCTGCTCCAATAGCCCCTACATAATTCACTACATTAAAGGTTGCTGATGATTTCTGTTGTGATGTCTGTTCTATTTTATTTGATTCCTTATTTAGACTAGGAGAATCAAAGCGATTCCAGGGTAGAATTGGCTTGCTAGGAAGATTATGAGCCAAAACAGTAATGTTATTTTGATCTGGCTTTGGTAAACGCAAGCTACCTTTAGAGGATGTTGTATTTTCTTGATTACTATTCATAATTTTTGCAGTTCAGGGATGAAATAAACCGATAATTGATGTAATAAAGCGACTAAAGCAATTCCGGAAGTAACAAAAGTAGCCAATGTCAAAGACTGGGCAATATCTTCTACTCTTTTCTGGTTGATATTATAAGTTTCTATTAAGTTAGCTAACATCTGCAACTGATAATCCTCTGTTGTCAGTGCCAAATAAATTTGGACATTTTCTGGATTAGGAGTGATAGCAAACTGACGCGGTAATAAAGCGCGGATTAATAGCAGAAAATTTAAGAAAAATAACGCTAGTTCTGTAACACTGAAGACGCTAAATAGAGTCAGAAGTTTAGATATTGTCAAAAAGCTTAACAAAGCAGTATTGGTGACAAATAAAATGTTCATCTGGCTAATTAAAATTTGCCGTTCTTCTTTTTGTCTTTCCAGAACTCTACGTACATCATCGGCAGCTAATTCTAAAACTGAATTTTCTGGTGTTGGAGATTCCACTACTAATTTAGCTTGTTTTCAAGGATTTAATCGGGCTGGAAATATTTTATAACAGCCTGAGCGATCGCCTCATTGCCATCCTTAGCAATTGGTTGGGATTTTTGTGGTTGTTGGGGTGGTTGATGAAGAAAATCCCAAGTTCCTTGAAAAAACTCTGTTGGGGTGACGATTTGATGGTAATTGTAATTTACAATACCCTCTAAAAGAAAAGCCGCTTCAGCAAAATCATCGCGGGGAATAGTCACCAGAGGTACTCCCAGGCGTGTAGCTTCCGAAAAAGTACCATAACCAGGTTTAGAAACAATACGCCCACACACAGGCATAAAATCCACAGGACGGTATTTCTGGTCATTAATTTTCACTAAATTAGGTAAATCAGGGGCAGATTTATCAAAAGTAATGAATTGCCAATCTGGAAAATGTCCCAGGTTATCATAGGGAATTTGTTGTAAACCCAAACCGCCAAAAGTTAGCAAAATAGTTTTTTCTCTGGGTGCATTTATACCCCAAATCGAGCGTACATCAACAGAATAACGAGGTGAACCACCTGTTAAGCCCACATCTGTGATATTCTTAAAAGCTTCCATGCTTTCGTGAAAGGGAAGACGAAACAAGCGATCGCACTGGGAATAACAATCACTAATCCAATCAGCGATCGCTATAAATTCACCACCCCAATCGCGGTAGATCAAATCCCAGCCAAAATTGCTCATCATCCAGCAAGGAATATTTGCTTTTTTAGCAAACAAAGGAGTCAAAAAAGGAATATCTGCCAAGATAAAATTGACACGATTTTGGCGGATAAAATTTACTTCCGAAGCAATCAAAGAATTTTGTTGCTTTTGAATTTCCAGCAACTTTGTTAAAGTCGCTTCCTTATCCATTGTCAAACTATCTGCTTGTATCACACCCAAATCAAATGCACGTGGACGATGAATAAAATCGCCTTCAATGTAAGACTCTAGCAACCACCGTGGGGCAGTAGTCACCATAATTAGTAATATTTCTGGACACAACTTTTGTATTGTGGCTGCAACCGATGCAGTGCGAGTGGCATGACCAAAGCCATGATTAGTAATAGCGACGTATAAAATTGGGCGTTCCATTTGATAGTGATGACTATTGACTTGTGCTGAGCGAAGCCGAAGTACTGATGACTATTGACTATTGACTATTGATTATTGACAAAATTTTTGTATTTCCTCAACCAACAAATCAATTTCAGATTCTAAAGTCAAGTAATGAACAGTAGCGCGGATACAGTTAGGATGAGCAATTGTTCGGGTAAATATTCTTTGTGACTCTAAG
Above is a window of Nostoc sp. UHCC 0702 DNA encoding:
- a CDS encoding GerMN domain-containing protein; translated protein: MSNIMNINNRYLLPLITVAIAASLSSCSSNPISGNIYSQTTAPALIPNTSSPTPTQTPSMAQLRAKSTNVQPSAPSTTSKTVNVTLYTSDVQCQKLIPQKVSVAAEKPVTGAVGKIIEERDTGDVSLSGYRVNVKNGIATVDLRLSSQSKRQLASLSSCEQFALFGSLRKTLTSNTQWNIKEVRFTERGEEIVL
- a CDS encoding MBL fold metallo-hydrolase, with the protein product MRDNLSASSRVEGGEASNELECLPYSVQHNDEGLCLLVRMGPHRILLDCGIGDSSLLLGTLTQAASLGNSPLPADLVLISHAHPDHARGLLALHQAFPQLPIYASEVTSKLLPLNWREQDAKEIPQFCHALPLRSPVELQAGLVVELFPAGHLPGAVAILLTYTNEQRSYKLLFTGDFFLSNSRLVEGLRLEELRGLDLNVLIIEGTYGTSRHPHRRNQENQLAERINRAIADHCSVLLPTPALGLGQELLMLLRSHHHFTGRDLDIWVDGAVATGCDAYLELLPHLPASVQNFARHQPLFWDERVRPRVRRLQSEHRATVGKSPCIVLTDSTSDLKQYCQPDTGPWLILLPEKIDIKVNKKYFTPTTIESYLLAQHSDGPGTTQLIHNLRPQHVVFVHGSPAYLADLTSLEELQNRYHVHSPAAGTLVELLIGDTFLQPAAPETNYEGELTELGTVITITLPDAITADSRWRQFADTGLIEARWQGEELVLRGLSQRELLNQNGDRYTLSDVDCCGNCRHQRGQRCWNPASPLYNFKVTLEGYCPAFERSLNNE
- a CDS encoding Nif3-like dinuclear metal center hexameric protein, translated to MKIADLITWFEEWANPAWCESWDNCGWQIEPGVLQERARVLVCLTPTLAVMEEAIALKANLIFAHHPLIFNPLKSLCTGEAIAEMVRLAFTNKIGVYSAHTNFDQVQDGTADVLAQILELQEVTPIVPTLPGLGYGRVGLLKPALKLQELLAAIYTRLAPPHLIFSPTAENQQTISRVAVLGGSGASFIEAVVKTDAQAYLTSDCKFHQFQESRDRGLILIDAGHYATERPACDRLVQKFESFNLDWVQLSHKDEDFRQFFP
- a CDS encoding glycosyl transferase, which produces MERPILYVAITNHGFGHATRTASVAATIQKLCPEILLIMVTTAPRWLLESYIEGDFIHRPRAFDLGVIQADSLTMDKEATLTKLLEIQKQQNSLIASEVNFIRQNRVNFILADIPFLTPLFAKKANIPCWMMSNFGWDLIYRDWGGEFIAIADWISDCYSQCDRLFRLPFHESMEAFKNITDVGLTGGSPRYSVDVRSIWGINAPREKTILLTFGGLGLQQIPYDNLGHFPDWQFITFDKSAPDLPNLVKINDQKYRPVDFMPVCGRIVSKPGYGTFSEATRLGVPLVTIPRDDFAEAAFLLEGIVNYNYHQIVTPTEFFQGTWDFLHQPPQQPQKSQPIAKDGNEAIAQAVIKYFQPD
- a CDS encoding YjbQ family protein — translated: MTHYQKLLRISTNGKSFHNITAKIEAIVAESGVETGLCTLFLRHTSASLVIQENADPDVLVDLANFMAKLVPESGKYIHDAEGPDDMPAHIRTALTHTSEHIPINRGYLVLGTWQGIYVWEHRQRSHVRELVVHISG
- a CDS encoding bifunctional metallophosphatase/5'-nucleotidase; the protein is MSTERFKKFTILHSNDMHGDFLAEATGTAENYVIGGMSLLSGYINQVRQEEKNVLFVISGDMLQGSMIDTEYRGVSTIEIMNYLAPDVVTLGNHELDYGLPHLLFLEKMANFPIVNANLYIKKYNKRLMNPYLILNVDGFDIMFIGVVTEEALRTLKRDTSIGTFVSLEDAATEVGKICNAYKNEDIDLTIILTHIGFEQDKKLAQMLNPEWGVDMIIGGHSHTFLEQPAEVNNILIAQAGVGTDQIGRFDIVVDDDTNSIVEWKWQLLPVDNNLAQPDPNIENLINSFKEQVDRKYNRIVGRLARQLTHPSRQQETELGNLIADILAEQDKLDVVFVASGAIRGAELGPLVTLSDLKKVFPYDDTLYKFIVTGSHLAQIFTHIMRPENRIQGVGEYFQLNKSVKAIYDDAQKRLESLSINGQLIQEDQKYTICMDGYRYQNSIPNLGITHEELGNSKVISTSCQDVIEEYFSHHQNLNSYVEGRLIYK